The stretch of DNA AGGGGCAAGTATAAATCCGTTATCTTTTAATTGTGAAAACAAATCTTTTTCAATATTATCTATATAAGCTGATAATAAAATCCTATCATAAGGAGCATATTCTCTCCAACCTCTTCTTCCGTCATCACATTTTACATTAATATTATATAAACCTAACCTCTTAAATCTCTCTTTTGCAATTTCTACAAGTTTACAGATTCTATCTATTGTAAAAACTCTTCTAACTATTTTACTTAAAATAGCCGCTTGATATCCGCTACCGCATCCTATTTCCAAAACATTATCAACACCTTCAAGTTCTAAATACTTTGTCATTTTAGCAACTGTTAGAGGTGAACTTATCGTAGAATCATCGGCTAATGGAAGTGCTGATATTTCATATGCTTTTCTTTCAAATCCGGGTGGAACGAAGAATTTTCTATCGATTTCCAAAAAGGCTTTATATTCTTTAGGTCCCAAATCGACATAATCGGCTAATTTTTCCACTAATAATTGATTCATTGTATTCCTATATTCAGCTTTTTTCTTATTTTTTTGTTTTTATTAAAATCGACCTCAACCAAAACACTCTCAACACTCACCTCAACTCCATCACCCCAAGCGTCAAAAGAACATCCCCATGAAAATTCATTGGCACTATTTACAGCTATTACTTGAGACTGCGTAGATAGAGCCAATGCATTATTCAGTGTTTTAAAATGAGGCATTCTCTCTTTTCCCCACCTCGCCGGTACCAAAATCATATCAACACCTCTGAACTTTTCCCAATATTCTATAAATCTTAATTCAAAACAAATAAGACTTGCTATTTTTAACCCTCTCCATTCAAAAATTTCCGGCTTTTCTCCTATTTCAAAATATTCTTTTTCATTTCCGAAAAGATTATATTTCGCTCTTTTATATTTAAGCCCGTTAT from Caminibacter pacificus encodes:
- a CDS encoding protein-L-isoaspartate(D-aspartate) O-methyltransferase; this encodes MNQLLVEKLADYVDLGPKEYKAFLEIDRKFFVPPGFERKAYEISALPLADDSTISSPLTVAKMTKYLELEGVDNVLEIGCGSGYQAAILSKIVRRVFTIDRICKLVEIAKERFKRLGLYNINVKCDDGRRGWREYAPYDRILLSAYIDNIEKDLFSQLKDNGFILAPVEKGGVQIITRFYKNGKKEEFEACEFVPIKKGIEK
- a CDS encoding carbon-nitrogen hydrolase family protein yields the protein MKKIELVNFKTSKDYEYNLKRVINIIKNSPADFLLFPEVCLTGFDYENWDNVNRFAKTAIQELSSLKKAFALTLINNNKNYFCLFDNGLKYKRAKYNLFGNEKEYFEIGEKPEIFEWRGLKIASLICFELRFIEYWEKFRGVDMILVPARWGKERMPHFKTLNNALALSTQSQVIAVNSANEFSWGCSFDAWGDGVEVSVESVLVEVDFNKNKKIRKKLNIGIQ